A single genomic interval of Prionailurus viverrinus isolate Anna chromosome A2, UM_Priviv_1.0, whole genome shotgun sequence harbors:
- the MST1 gene encoding hepatocyte growth factor-like protein isoform X3, with translation MRLWWVTVQPPARRMGWFPLLLLLTQCSRVPGQRSPLNDFQVLRGTELQHLLHAVGPGPWQEHVADAEECAGRCGPLLDCRAFHYNVSSHGCQLLPWTQYSPYTQLQRSGRCDLFQKKDYVRTCVMDNGVKYRGTVAITTGGLPCQRWNHRFPNDHKYTPTLGNGLEENFCRNPDGDPGGPWCYTTDPAVRFQTCGIKSCREAACVWCNGEEYRGAVDRTESGRECQRWDLQRPHAHPFEPGSLTKIWTTTIAGIRTAPSGPGAIPPTRRWSESSATSLAAVGHGGGAWEGTQETWGRGLTAERGATGRDPEVDPLELALASAPARVSAPAQAPTSLGPSKGRRHSRATRPRRSVASAGRARATGARPTPPPQAYPASGGTRRTPISIVLLRRNTHARTFGRTSAGTPTARKRLGALRHGLACAWPSVTRSGVAPTTCGLRTATTAWGSSTAAWSTGPEKVSRASTGPQRCHTCRSSHPPLPPTRIWRRTFAGTRTGIAMGPGATLRTQVLRSTTVHCDAAMTTNHRPSWSPQAGPAFLRGFPSEGAVGTDGPAVLLLLNPQPGEPGLQQVPVAKMVCGPSGSQLVLLKLERPVTLNQRVALICLPPERYVVPPGTKCEIAGWGETKGTGNNKVLNVASLNVISNQECNIKHRGRIRESEMCTEGLLAPVGACEGDYGGPLACFTHDCWVLEGIIIPNRVCARPRWPAIFMRVSVFTDWIHKVMRLG, from the exons ATGCGGCTGTGGTGGGTCACAGTGCAGCCTCCAGCCAGGAGAATGGGGTGGTTCCCACTGCTGCTGCTTCTGACACAGTGTTCAAGGGTCCCTG GGCAGCGCTCGCCCTTGAATGACTTCCAGGTGCTCCGGGGTACAGAGCTGCAACACCTGCTACATGCAGTGGGGCCTGGGCCTTGGCAAGAACATGTGGCAGATGCTGAGGAGTGTGCAGGGCGTTGCGGGCCCCTACTGGACTGCAG GGCCTTCCACTACAATGTGAGCAGCCACGGCTGCCAACTGCTGCCATGGACCCAATACTCACCTTATACACAGCTGCAACGTTCAGGGCGCTGTGATCTCTTCCAAAAGAAAG ACTATGTGCGGACCTGCGTCATGGACAATGGGGTCAAGTACCGTGGTACGGTGGCCATCACCACTGGCGGCCTACCCTGCCAGCGCTGGAACCATAGGTTCCCCAATGACCACAA GTACACGCCCACACTCGGGAACGGCTTGGAGGAGAACTTCTGCCGAAACCCCGACGGGGACCCAGGAGGTCCCTGGTGCTACACGACAGACCCTGCAGTGCGCTTCCAGACCTGTGGCATCAAGTCCTGCCGGGAAG CCGCTTGCGTTTGGTGCAATGGCGAGGAGTATCGCGGGGCAGTGGACCGCACCGAGTCGGGACGCGAGTGTCAGCGCTGGGACCTGCAGCGGCCACACGCGCACCCCTTTGAGCCCG GTTCCTTGACAAAGATCTGGACGACAACTATTGCCGGAATCCGGACGGCTCCGAGCGGCCCTGGTGCTATACCACCGACCCGAAGGTGGAGCGAGAGTTCTGCGACCTCCCTCGCTGCGGTAGGGcacgggggcggggcctgggaggGCACCCAGGAAACGTGGGGGCGTGGCCTGACTGCAGAAAGAGGAGCGACTGGGCGTGACCCGGAGGTGGACCCACTGGAGTTGGCCTTGGCCTCAGCCCCAGCCCGGGTCTCAGCTCCCGCTCAGGCTCCGACCAGCCTTGGTCCATCCAAGGGTCGGAGGCACAGCCGCGCCACGAGGCCACGACGCTCAGTTGCTTCCGCGGGAAGGGCGAGGGCTACAGGGGCACGGCCAACACCACCGCCGCAGGCGTACCCTGCCAGCGGTGGGACGCGCAGAACCCCCATCAGCATCGTTTTGCTCCGGAGAAATACGCATGCAA GGACCTTCGGGAGAACTTCTGCCGGAACCCCGACGGCTCGGAAGCGCCTTGGTGCTTTACGTCACGGCCTGGCATGCGCGTGGCCTTCTGTTACCAGATCCGGCGTTGCGCCGACGACGTGCGGCCTGAGG ACTGCTACCACGGCGTGGGGGAGCAGTACCGCGGCTTGGTCAACAGGACCCGAAAAGGTGTCCCGTGCCAGCACTGGTCCACAGAGATGCCACACATGCCGCA GTTCAcacccacctctgccccccaCGCGCATCTGGAGGAGAACTTTTGCCGGAACCCGGACAGGGATAGCCATGGGCCCTGGTGCTACACTACGGACCCAGGTACTCCGTTCGACTACTGTGCACTGCGACGCTGCG ATGACGACCAACCACCGTCCATCCTGGAGCCCCCAG GCAGGGCCAGCATTTCTGCGGGGGTTCCCTAGTGAAGGAGCAGTGGGTACTGACGGCCCGGCAGTGCTTCTCCTCCTG AACCCACAGCCGGGAGAGCCAGGCCTGCAGCAGGTCCCAGTGGCCAAGATGGTGTGTGGGCCCTCCGGCTCCCAGCTTGTTCTGCTCAAGCTGGAGAG ACCTGTGACCCTGAACCAGCGAGTGGCACTCATCTGCCTGCCCCCCGAGAGGTATGTGGTGCCACCAGGTACCAAGTGTGAGATCGCAGGCTGGGGTGAGACCAAAG GTACAGGGAATAACAAAGTCCTAAATGTGGCCTCGCTGAATGTCATCTCCAACCAGGAATGTAACATCAAGCACAGAGGACGCATACGGGAGAGTGAGATGTGCACTGAGGGACTCTTGGCCCCTGTGGGAGCCTGTGAG GGTGACTACGGAGGCCCACTTGCCTGCTTTACCCATGACTGCTGGGTCCTGGAGGGAATTATAATCCCCAACCGAGTGTGCGCCCGGCCCCGCTGGCCAGCCATCTTCATGCGTGTCTCTGTGTTTACGGACTGGATTCACAAGGTCATGCGGCTGGGCTAG
- the MST1 gene encoding hepatocyte growth factor-like protein isoform X6, with amino-acid sequence MRLWWVTVQPPARRMGWFPLLLLLTQCSRVPGQRSPLNDFQVLRGTELQHLLHAVGPGPWQEHVADAEECAGRCGPLLDCRAFHYNVSSHGCQLLPWTQYSPYTQLQRSGRCDLFQKKDYVRTCVMDNGVKYRGTVAITTGGLPCQRWNHRFPNDHKYTPTLGNGLEENFCRNPDGDPGGPWCYTTDPAVRFQTCGIKSCREAACVWCNGEEYRGAVDRTESGRECQRWDLQRPHAHPFEPGSLTKIWTTTIAGIRTAPSGPGAIPPTRRWSESSATSLAAVGHGGGAWEGTQETWGRGLTAERGATGRDPEVDPLELALASAPARVSAPAQAPTSLGPSKGRRHSRATRPRRSVASAGRARATGARPTPPPQAYPASGGTRRTPISIVLLRRNTHARTFGRTSAGTPTARKRLGALRHGLACAWPSVTRSGVAPTTCGLRTATTAWGSSTAAWSTGPEKVSRASTGPQRCHTCRSSHPPLPPTRIWRRTFAGTRTGIAMGPGATLRTQVLRSTTVHCDAAMTTNHRPSWSPQAGPAFLRGFPSEGAVGTDGPAVLLLLECNIKHRGRIRESEMCTEGLLAPVGACEGDYGGPLACFTHDCWVLEGIIIPNRVCARPRWPAIFMRVSVFTDWIHKVMRLG; translated from the exons ATGCGGCTGTGGTGGGTCACAGTGCAGCCTCCAGCCAGGAGAATGGGGTGGTTCCCACTGCTGCTGCTTCTGACACAGTGTTCAAGGGTCCCTG GGCAGCGCTCGCCCTTGAATGACTTCCAGGTGCTCCGGGGTACAGAGCTGCAACACCTGCTACATGCAGTGGGGCCTGGGCCTTGGCAAGAACATGTGGCAGATGCTGAGGAGTGTGCAGGGCGTTGCGGGCCCCTACTGGACTGCAG GGCCTTCCACTACAATGTGAGCAGCCACGGCTGCCAACTGCTGCCATGGACCCAATACTCACCTTATACACAGCTGCAACGTTCAGGGCGCTGTGATCTCTTCCAAAAGAAAG ACTATGTGCGGACCTGCGTCATGGACAATGGGGTCAAGTACCGTGGTACGGTGGCCATCACCACTGGCGGCCTACCCTGCCAGCGCTGGAACCATAGGTTCCCCAATGACCACAA GTACACGCCCACACTCGGGAACGGCTTGGAGGAGAACTTCTGCCGAAACCCCGACGGGGACCCAGGAGGTCCCTGGTGCTACACGACAGACCCTGCAGTGCGCTTCCAGACCTGTGGCATCAAGTCCTGCCGGGAAG CCGCTTGCGTTTGGTGCAATGGCGAGGAGTATCGCGGGGCAGTGGACCGCACCGAGTCGGGACGCGAGTGTCAGCGCTGGGACCTGCAGCGGCCACACGCGCACCCCTTTGAGCCCG GTTCCTTGACAAAGATCTGGACGACAACTATTGCCGGAATCCGGACGGCTCCGAGCGGCCCTGGTGCTATACCACCGACCCGAAGGTGGAGCGAGAGTTCTGCGACCTCCCTCGCTGCGGTAGGGcacgggggcggggcctgggaggGCACCCAGGAAACGTGGGGGCGTGGCCTGACTGCAGAAAGAGGAGCGACTGGGCGTGACCCGGAGGTGGACCCACTGGAGTTGGCCTTGGCCTCAGCCCCAGCCCGGGTCTCAGCTCCCGCTCAGGCTCCGACCAGCCTTGGTCCATCCAAGGGTCGGAGGCACAGCCGCGCCACGAGGCCACGACGCTCAGTTGCTTCCGCGGGAAGGGCGAGGGCTACAGGGGCACGGCCAACACCACCGCCGCAGGCGTACCCTGCCAGCGGTGGGACGCGCAGAACCCCCATCAGCATCGTTTTGCTCCGGAGAAATACGCATGCAA GGACCTTCGGGAGAACTTCTGCCGGAACCCCGACGGCTCGGAAGCGCCTTGGTGCTTTACGTCACGGCCTGGCATGCGCGTGGCCTTCTGTTACCAGATCCGGCGTTGCGCCGACGACGTGCGGCCTGAGG ACTGCTACCACGGCGTGGGGGAGCAGTACCGCGGCTTGGTCAACAGGACCCGAAAAGGTGTCCCGTGCCAGCACTGGTCCACAGAGATGCCACACATGCCGCA GTTCAcacccacctctgccccccaCGCGCATCTGGAGGAGAACTTTTGCCGGAACCCGGACAGGGATAGCCATGGGCCCTGGTGCTACACTACGGACCCAGGTACTCCGTTCGACTACTGTGCACTGCGACGCTGCG ATGACGACCAACCACCGTCCATCCTGGAGCCCCCAG GCAGGGCCAGCATTTCTGCGGGGGTTCCCTAGTGAAGGAGCAGTGGGTACTGACGGCCCGGCAGTGCTTCTCCTCCTG GAATGTAACATCAAGCACAGAGGACGCATACGGGAGAGTGAGATGTGCACTGAGGGACTCTTGGCCCCTGTGGGAGCCTGTGAG GGTGACTACGGAGGCCCACTTGCCTGCTTTACCCATGACTGCTGGGTCCTGGAGGGAATTATAATCCCCAACCGAGTGTGCGCCCGGCCCCGCTGGCCAGCCATCTTCATGCGTGTCTCTGTGTTTACGGACTGGATTCACAAGGTCATGCGGCTGGGCTAG
- the MST1 gene encoding hepatocyte growth factor-like protein isoform X5, whose product MRLWWVTVQPPARRMGWFPLLLLLTQCSRVPGQRSPLNDFQVLRGTELQHLLHAVGPGPWQEHVADAEECAGRCGPLLDCRAFHYNVSSHGCQLLPWTQYSPYTQLQRSGRCDLFQKKDYVRTCVMDNGVKYRGTVAITTGGLPCQRWNHRFPNDHKYTPTLGNGLEENFCRNPDGDPGGPWCYTTDPAVRFQTCGIKSCREAACVWCNGEEYRGAVDRTESGRECQRWDLQRPHAHPFEPGSLTKIWTTTIAGIRTAPSGPGAIPPTRRWSESSATSLAAVGHGGGAWEGTQETWGRGLTAERGATGRDPEVDPLELALASAPARVSAPAQAPTSLGPSKGRRHSRATRPRRSVASAGRARATGARPTPPPQAYPASGGTRRTPISIVLLRRNTHARTFGRTSAGTPTARKRLGALRHGLACAWPSVTRSGVAPTTCGLRPSPPVTDCYHGVGEQYRGLVNRTRKGVPCQHWSTEMPHMPQFTPTSAPHAHLEENFCRNPDRDSHGPWCYTTDPGTPFDYCALRRCDDDQPPSILEPPDQVVFEKCGKRVTRLDQQRSKLRVVGGQPGNSPWTVSLRNRQGQHFCGGSLVKEQWVLTARQCFSSWNVTSSTEDAYGRVRCALRDSWPLWEPVRVTTEAHLPALPMTAGSWREL is encoded by the exons ATGCGGCTGTGGTGGGTCACAGTGCAGCCTCCAGCCAGGAGAATGGGGTGGTTCCCACTGCTGCTGCTTCTGACACAGTGTTCAAGGGTCCCTG GGCAGCGCTCGCCCTTGAATGACTTCCAGGTGCTCCGGGGTACAGAGCTGCAACACCTGCTACATGCAGTGGGGCCTGGGCCTTGGCAAGAACATGTGGCAGATGCTGAGGAGTGTGCAGGGCGTTGCGGGCCCCTACTGGACTGCAG GGCCTTCCACTACAATGTGAGCAGCCACGGCTGCCAACTGCTGCCATGGACCCAATACTCACCTTATACACAGCTGCAACGTTCAGGGCGCTGTGATCTCTTCCAAAAGAAAG ACTATGTGCGGACCTGCGTCATGGACAATGGGGTCAAGTACCGTGGTACGGTGGCCATCACCACTGGCGGCCTACCCTGCCAGCGCTGGAACCATAGGTTCCCCAATGACCACAA GTACACGCCCACACTCGGGAACGGCTTGGAGGAGAACTTCTGCCGAAACCCCGACGGGGACCCAGGAGGTCCCTGGTGCTACACGACAGACCCTGCAGTGCGCTTCCAGACCTGTGGCATCAAGTCCTGCCGGGAAG CCGCTTGCGTTTGGTGCAATGGCGAGGAGTATCGCGGGGCAGTGGACCGCACCGAGTCGGGACGCGAGTGTCAGCGCTGGGACCTGCAGCGGCCACACGCGCACCCCTTTGAGCCCG GTTCCTTGACAAAGATCTGGACGACAACTATTGCCGGAATCCGGACGGCTCCGAGCGGCCCTGGTGCTATACCACCGACCCGAAGGTGGAGCGAGAGTTCTGCGACCTCCCTCGCTGCGGTAGGGcacgggggcggggcctgggaggGCACCCAGGAAACGTGGGGGCGTGGCCTGACTGCAGAAAGAGGAGCGACTGGGCGTGACCCGGAGGTGGACCCACTGGAGTTGGCCTTGGCCTCAGCCCCAGCCCGGGTCTCAGCTCCCGCTCAGGCTCCGACCAGCCTTGGTCCATCCAAGGGTCGGAGGCACAGCCGCGCCACGAGGCCACGACGCTCAGTTGCTTCCGCGGGAAGGGCGAGGGCTACAGGGGCACGGCCAACACCACCGCCGCAGGCGTACCCTGCCAGCGGTGGGACGCGCAGAACCCCCATCAGCATCGTTTTGCTCCGGAGAAATACGCATGCAA GGACCTTCGGGAGAACTTCTGCCGGAACCCCGACGGCTCGGAAGCGCCTTGGTGCTTTACGTCACGGCCTGGCATGCGCGTGGCCTTCTGTTACCAGATCCGGCGTTGCGCCGACGACGTGCGGCCTGAGG CCATCCCCGCCCGTCACAGACTGCTACCACGGCGTGGGGGAGCAGTACCGCGGCTTGGTCAACAGGACCCGAAAAGGTGTCCCGTGCCAGCACTGGTCCACAGAGATGCCACACATGCCGCA GTTCAcacccacctctgccccccaCGCGCATCTGGAGGAGAACTTTTGCCGGAACCCGGACAGGGATAGCCATGGGCCCTGGTGCTACACTACGGACCCAGGTACTCCGTTCGACTACTGTGCACTGCGACGCTGCG ATGACGACCAACCACCGTCCATCCTGGAGCCCCCAG ACCAGGTGGTGTTTGAGAAGTGTGGCAAGAGGGTGACCCGCCTGGACCAACAGCGCTCCAAGCTGCGTGTGGTGGGGGGCCAGCCTGGGAACTCGCCCTGGACAGTCAGCTTGCGCAATCG GCAGGGCCAGCATTTCTGCGGGGGTTCCCTAGTGAAGGAGCAGTGGGTACTGACGGCCCGGCAGTGCTTCTCCTCCTG GAATGTAACATCAAGCACAGAGGACGCATACGGGAGAGTGAGATGTGCACTGAGGGACTCTTGGCCCCTGTGGGAGCCTGTGAG GGTGACTACGGAGGCCCACTTGCCTGCTTTACCCATGACTGCTGGGTCCTGGAGGGAATTATAA
- the MST1 gene encoding hepatocyte growth factor-like protein isoform X8 has translation MRLWWVTVQPPARRMGWFPLLLLLTQCSRVPGQRSPLNDFQVLRGTELQHLLHAVGPGPWQEHVADAEECAGRCGPLLDCRAFHYNVSSHGCQLLPWTQYSPYTQLQRSGRCDLFQKKDYVRTCVMDNGVKYRGTVAITTGGLPCQRWNHRFPNDHKYTPTLGNGLEENFCRNPDGDPGGPWCYTTDPAVRFQTCGIKSCREAACVWCNGEEYRGAVDRTESGRECQRWDLQRPHAHPFEPGSLTKIWTTTIAGIRTAPSGPGAIPPTRRWSESSATSLAAVGHGGGAWEGTQETWGRGLTAERGATGRDPEVDPLELALASAPARVSAPAQAPTSLGPSKGRRHSRATRPRRSVASAGRARATGARPTPPPQAYPASGGTRRTPISIVLLRRNTHARTFGRTSAGTPTARKRLGALRHGLACAWPSVTRSGVAPTTCGLRTATTAWGSSTAAWSTGPEKVSRASTGPQRCHTCRSSHPPLPPTRIWRRTFAGTRTGIAMGPGATLRTQVLRSTTVHCDAAMTTNHRPSWSPQAGPAFLRGFPSEGAVGTDGPAVLLLLTCDPEPASGTHLPAPREVCGATRYQV, from the exons ATGCGGCTGTGGTGGGTCACAGTGCAGCCTCCAGCCAGGAGAATGGGGTGGTTCCCACTGCTGCTGCTTCTGACACAGTGTTCAAGGGTCCCTG GGCAGCGCTCGCCCTTGAATGACTTCCAGGTGCTCCGGGGTACAGAGCTGCAACACCTGCTACATGCAGTGGGGCCTGGGCCTTGGCAAGAACATGTGGCAGATGCTGAGGAGTGTGCAGGGCGTTGCGGGCCCCTACTGGACTGCAG GGCCTTCCACTACAATGTGAGCAGCCACGGCTGCCAACTGCTGCCATGGACCCAATACTCACCTTATACACAGCTGCAACGTTCAGGGCGCTGTGATCTCTTCCAAAAGAAAG ACTATGTGCGGACCTGCGTCATGGACAATGGGGTCAAGTACCGTGGTACGGTGGCCATCACCACTGGCGGCCTACCCTGCCAGCGCTGGAACCATAGGTTCCCCAATGACCACAA GTACACGCCCACACTCGGGAACGGCTTGGAGGAGAACTTCTGCCGAAACCCCGACGGGGACCCAGGAGGTCCCTGGTGCTACACGACAGACCCTGCAGTGCGCTTCCAGACCTGTGGCATCAAGTCCTGCCGGGAAG CCGCTTGCGTTTGGTGCAATGGCGAGGAGTATCGCGGGGCAGTGGACCGCACCGAGTCGGGACGCGAGTGTCAGCGCTGGGACCTGCAGCGGCCACACGCGCACCCCTTTGAGCCCG GTTCCTTGACAAAGATCTGGACGACAACTATTGCCGGAATCCGGACGGCTCCGAGCGGCCCTGGTGCTATACCACCGACCCGAAGGTGGAGCGAGAGTTCTGCGACCTCCCTCGCTGCGGTAGGGcacgggggcggggcctgggaggGCACCCAGGAAACGTGGGGGCGTGGCCTGACTGCAGAAAGAGGAGCGACTGGGCGTGACCCGGAGGTGGACCCACTGGAGTTGGCCTTGGCCTCAGCCCCAGCCCGGGTCTCAGCTCCCGCTCAGGCTCCGACCAGCCTTGGTCCATCCAAGGGTCGGAGGCACAGCCGCGCCACGAGGCCACGACGCTCAGTTGCTTCCGCGGGAAGGGCGAGGGCTACAGGGGCACGGCCAACACCACCGCCGCAGGCGTACCCTGCCAGCGGTGGGACGCGCAGAACCCCCATCAGCATCGTTTTGCTCCGGAGAAATACGCATGCAA GGACCTTCGGGAGAACTTCTGCCGGAACCCCGACGGCTCGGAAGCGCCTTGGTGCTTTACGTCACGGCCTGGCATGCGCGTGGCCTTCTGTTACCAGATCCGGCGTTGCGCCGACGACGTGCGGCCTGAGG ACTGCTACCACGGCGTGGGGGAGCAGTACCGCGGCTTGGTCAACAGGACCCGAAAAGGTGTCCCGTGCCAGCACTGGTCCACAGAGATGCCACACATGCCGCA GTTCAcacccacctctgccccccaCGCGCATCTGGAGGAGAACTTTTGCCGGAACCCGGACAGGGATAGCCATGGGCCCTGGTGCTACACTACGGACCCAGGTACTCCGTTCGACTACTGTGCACTGCGACGCTGCG ATGACGACCAACCACCGTCCATCCTGGAGCCCCCAG GCAGGGCCAGCATTTCTGCGGGGGTTCCCTAGTGAAGGAGCAGTGGGTACTGACGGCCCGGCAGTGCTTCTCCTCCTG ACCTGTGACCCTGAACCAGCGAGTGGCACTCATCTGCCTGCCCCCCGAGAGGTATGTGGTGCCACCAGGTACCAAGTGTGA
- the MST1 gene encoding hepatocyte growth factor-like protein isoform X7, protein MRLWWVTVQPPARRMGWFPLLLLLTQCSRVPGQRSPLNDFQVLRGTELQHLLHAVGPGPWQEHVADAEECAGRCGPLLDCRAFHYNVSSHGCQLLPWTQYSPYTQLQRSGRCDLFQKKDYVRTCVMDNGVKYRGTVAITTGGLPCQRWNHRFPNDHKYTPTLGNGLEENFCRNPDGDPGGPWCYTTDPAVRFQTCGIKSCREAACVWCNGEEYRGAVDRTESGRECQRWDLQRPHAHPFEPGSLTKIWTTTIAGIRTAPSGPGAIPPTRRWSESSATSLAAVGHGGGAWEGTQETWGRGLTAERGATGRDPEVDPLELALASAPARVSAPAQAPTSLGPSKGRRHSRATRPRRSVASAGRARATGARPTPPPQAYPASGGTRRTPISIVLLRRNTHARTFGRTSAGTPTARKRLGALRHGLACAWPSVTRSGVAPTTCGLRPSPPVTDCYHGVGEQYRGLVNRTRKGVPCQHWSTEMPHMPQFTPTSAPHAHLEENFCRNPDRDSHGPWCYTTDPGTPFDYCALRRCDDDQPPSILEPPDQVVFEKCGKRVTRLDQQRSKLRVVGGQPGNSPWTVSLRNRQGQHFCGGSLVKEQWVLTARQCFSS, encoded by the exons ATGCGGCTGTGGTGGGTCACAGTGCAGCCTCCAGCCAGGAGAATGGGGTGGTTCCCACTGCTGCTGCTTCTGACACAGTGTTCAAGGGTCCCTG GGCAGCGCTCGCCCTTGAATGACTTCCAGGTGCTCCGGGGTACAGAGCTGCAACACCTGCTACATGCAGTGGGGCCTGGGCCTTGGCAAGAACATGTGGCAGATGCTGAGGAGTGTGCAGGGCGTTGCGGGCCCCTACTGGACTGCAG GGCCTTCCACTACAATGTGAGCAGCCACGGCTGCCAACTGCTGCCATGGACCCAATACTCACCTTATACACAGCTGCAACGTTCAGGGCGCTGTGATCTCTTCCAAAAGAAAG ACTATGTGCGGACCTGCGTCATGGACAATGGGGTCAAGTACCGTGGTACGGTGGCCATCACCACTGGCGGCCTACCCTGCCAGCGCTGGAACCATAGGTTCCCCAATGACCACAA GTACACGCCCACACTCGGGAACGGCTTGGAGGAGAACTTCTGCCGAAACCCCGACGGGGACCCAGGAGGTCCCTGGTGCTACACGACAGACCCTGCAGTGCGCTTCCAGACCTGTGGCATCAAGTCCTGCCGGGAAG CCGCTTGCGTTTGGTGCAATGGCGAGGAGTATCGCGGGGCAGTGGACCGCACCGAGTCGGGACGCGAGTGTCAGCGCTGGGACCTGCAGCGGCCACACGCGCACCCCTTTGAGCCCG GTTCCTTGACAAAGATCTGGACGACAACTATTGCCGGAATCCGGACGGCTCCGAGCGGCCCTGGTGCTATACCACCGACCCGAAGGTGGAGCGAGAGTTCTGCGACCTCCCTCGCTGCGGTAGGGcacgggggcggggcctgggaggGCACCCAGGAAACGTGGGGGCGTGGCCTGACTGCAGAAAGAGGAGCGACTGGGCGTGACCCGGAGGTGGACCCACTGGAGTTGGCCTTGGCCTCAGCCCCAGCCCGGGTCTCAGCTCCCGCTCAGGCTCCGACCAGCCTTGGTCCATCCAAGGGTCGGAGGCACAGCCGCGCCACGAGGCCACGACGCTCAGTTGCTTCCGCGGGAAGGGCGAGGGCTACAGGGGCACGGCCAACACCACCGCCGCAGGCGTACCCTGCCAGCGGTGGGACGCGCAGAACCCCCATCAGCATCGTTTTGCTCCGGAGAAATACGCATGCAA GGACCTTCGGGAGAACTTCTGCCGGAACCCCGACGGCTCGGAAGCGCCTTGGTGCTTTACGTCACGGCCTGGCATGCGCGTGGCCTTCTGTTACCAGATCCGGCGTTGCGCCGACGACGTGCGGCCTGAGG CCATCCCCGCCCGTCACAGACTGCTACCACGGCGTGGGGGAGCAGTACCGCGGCTTGGTCAACAGGACCCGAAAAGGTGTCCCGTGCCAGCACTGGTCCACAGAGATGCCACACATGCCGCA GTTCAcacccacctctgccccccaCGCGCATCTGGAGGAGAACTTTTGCCGGAACCCGGACAGGGATAGCCATGGGCCCTGGTGCTACACTACGGACCCAGGTACTCCGTTCGACTACTGTGCACTGCGACGCTGCG ATGACGACCAACCACCGTCCATCCTGGAGCCCCCAG ACCAGGTGGTGTTTGAGAAGTGTGGCAAGAGGGTGACCCGCCTGGACCAACAGCGCTCCAAGCTGCGTGTGGTGGGGGGCCAGCCTGGGAACTCGCCCTGGACAGTCAGCTTGCGCAATCG GCAGGGCCAGCATTTCTGCGGGGGTTCCCTAGTGAAGGAGCAGTGGGTACTGACGGCCCGGCAGTGCTTCTCCTCCTG A